The genomic interval CACTCGTAGAAGTCCTCAAACTCCAGCTGGCACTCCTTCTTGGCGCGGGTCTGCCCGATGCCGTGGGCGCACTCGATCCACTCCTTCTCGAAGGCGTGGCAGCGAGCCGCTCTCCGGTTGGGCTGCTGtccgctctgcagcagcagccagccgTCAAGGTTGACACCAAACCGGGACTGGAGGTCCAAAAACGGCATCACTGCTGAtgagggaggagacggagaggaaaggaaagaaggatGAGTACCAGGACGTGATGGAGAAGCTGGCTTTTGCCTATCATTTTTATTGACATGGTTAAAAACATGACTACACTTGACCGGTCAGTACCTCAGACACACAGTAGAGGTTATAGAGCTTCAGCTTACTTTAGTAAAATGATCTCGCAAAGGAAGCTACTTGCTGCTTGTTTAAAGTAACAACAAGGACATTTTTATCATCCAGCATTACGACTCGTTTTTGTAACATTTCAAAACAGATAATTCAATGGCAACCGATCTGATCATTGTGGcatgaaatacacattttcagcaatttgtTTGAAAAGGGACAaagaattatttttaaagagGGACTGATGCAGGTCTGTCTGTGGTAGCTTGCATGACGCTATGTATGCACATTCTAACCACACTCACATTtgaatatgatataatatacaGCAGAGAATGATAGTATCAGCTATATTTGGGCAGTATGGTATAAGTAAGTCTTAGTAACTGTCAAGAGATCTCTACTCTCTCGGCTAAACATGCTAGCAAACTAGCATTGA from Gasterosteus aculeatus chromosome 10, fGasAcu3.hap1.1, whole genome shotgun sequence carries:
- the ndufs5 gene encoding NADH dehydrogenase [ubiquinone] iron-sulfur protein 5, whose protein sequence is MPFLDLQSRFGVNLDGWLLLQSGQQPNRRAARCHAFEKEWIECAHGIGQTRAKKECQLEFEDFYECMHRQKTHQRLHAISQQRDKMVKAGTYTPPACHAGKPDEAP